The Raphanus sativus cultivar WK10039 chromosome 6, ASM80110v3, whole genome shotgun sequence sequence CAGAAGATTATACAAACTTTTTTATGATGGGTACATATTTCAAATCTCTGTATGAGTTGTTAAATCATAGAACACTACAAAAAAGCTATGGAAACATTTTTGACACCACCATAGTTTCTGTTTGATTTCTTTTCCGCAAAGAAACGGTTCGTGCTCGTGCGATACCAATGGGCCTAAACAGTCCATAAGGCCCAATCTACTGGACACAACAAAAGCCCAACCTTTCTCGACTACTCTAAAGAAGCCCTAGCTCTTTCAGAGTTCCCttatataaaaaccaaatcTCTTTAACTCCACACAAAATCCCTCTAGTAGATCTGAAGAAATGGCGACGGGGTTGAAGAAGAACAGGAAGAAGAGAGGCCACGTCAGCGCCGGTCACGGGCGTATCGGGAAGCACCGCAAGCATCCCGGAGGTCGCGGTAACGCGGGAGGTATGCATCACCACCGTATCCTCTTCGACAAGTACCATCCAGGTTACTTCGGGAAGGTCGGTATGAGGTACTTCCACAAGCTCCGCAACAAGTTCTACTGCCCCATCGTCAACCTCGACAAGCTCTGGTCGCTAGTCCCCGAGGACGTGAAGGCGAAGGCGAGCAAGGATAAGGTGCCGATGATCGATGTGACGCAGCACGGGTTCTTCAAGGTTCTGGGCAAAGGTCATTTGCCTGAGAACAGGCCTTTTGTCGTGAAGGCGAAGCTTATTTCGAAGACTGCTGAAAAGAAGATTAAGGAGGCTGGTGGGGCCGTCGTGCTTACAGCCTAATGGGGGTTAGGTCGAGTTTcgttttggtttttgtttgttatgtCTTCTTTGTTGTTAAACTCCTCGctttttggatattttggaATGAGACatcttttaattaatattaatggATTATATAATACTTTGCCTTGGAGTTTGAATGTGGtttttgatattgatttatcACTTGTTTCGTTGAGTTTTTGATCTGATTCGTTGATCATTGCATCAAGTAGACGATGTGTATGTGTAAAACCTGAATCTCATATATTTCGCAATGTCGCATCACTTCGTGTAACGTAGTTTACCTTAATGAAAATGagaatctctgtttttttttttaagaaggtATTGGTGGTATAGTCGGTTTCATCTACATTTTCAGTTACGAATCGACATTGACTAGTTCAGTGAGCATTTGCTTTGATGGTTTTCGCAAAGTCTTGTCTTCTTCACATTTGATCTACTCGACCTGTTTTGCCCATTATCTTATTCTAACCTCTGGCAATGAAGCATGAACACATTCATGACAAGCATTGTTTTGAAACCTGACCTAGTGTTTTGAAACCCACCCCGACTTGCAATAGACCTAAGATAAACTcggtttagtttttataaaaaccaatatttaaaaattcgaTAAAATCcgcaaaaaattattaaaatccgGTACccgttaccggttgaaccactgattttttaattttgtcaaTGCTACTTGTTGAACTATTAAATAACtcctatttatatttttttagtttcagttgtgttttaaaatctactagattttgatccgtgttTTTAAAGTACAAGATTAAATTTTAGAcaataacttttttatttatctaaattataaaattttatgtataattaaTGTTTACATGAATTGTTTTGGTTgatatatctaaactattaaaaagaagtacaaaaaagaaataacacTAATTTTTCCTAAAGAATTACCATCCTATACCACTAATCAAAGCACCGTAGTTTTACACTTTCTCTAACCCATTAGTTTCCTATTATTCTGTTCTACGCTAACCATGTCATTATAGTTCGTTGGATTTGATCCTTATTTATCGAACTGTGAGTATAACAATTACACACATGCTCTAACTCTGAGCATTAATTTGATTATTGATAGTGCTCATATCATATATATCGCACTatgaagtttttttaaaataaatccaAAGCCTGggattataatatctattttGTGGCATGCAGATTAATTGGTTTAATCCTTTTATGAAATTCATTTCGTAATTGCAACAATATATCAAACCGGTTTAGCATTATTTGTTAAAACGTTGCCTATGGAGTATAGTATCAATTTGGTGGCTTACAGAGTAATTAGTTGAGtaattgaaaacaaaatattattgtagTTTACACCTTATCTATGATCAAACCGATTTATTAATTGGAAACAAATTGTTTTCACAACAAATTTGGTGTACAATTCAAAATAATGGTATGTACTAACCATTAAGAAAACAATTTGTATACCGAGATATCTATCTAAATTAGttatgaaaaatctaaatttaactatattgataatcaaataaaaacagaTATCCCAAAACGAGTATATAAAAACTCAATATATACACCTAGCACCCACATATTTTTTGGCCTTTTTactaacaataaaaaatattttaaaatattatagattgtttttttttttgaacttcaaATATTATAGATTGTTCACAGAAATCTCTGCTATATTAACTATTTTACATGTTTACACCTAAAATATAGCATATATATTTTACGTGATACactaagtttttaaaattcattctttataaattattttataaaatttctttcCAGTTACTAACttaggaaaaaaaagatttcaaggTATAGAATCCCTATAATCAATGAATAATCTAATTATTAAATACGAAATTAATCAGCTCACTAAACACACCGCATCTTTATATATACACTAGTGGTTGGCCGGTGCTACGCACCGGGATTCggataaaaattcaaattggttgtttagatattttaatatatttgttgaatgtttcgaatttaattttaattatacaaatttaCTGTTCCTGTTTTTAGAGTTTATCTAATTggattgtaattttaaaatttcaggaATGAGACTTTGTAgaaattgaaaatatgaatGTTGAAGCTATAATTATAGAGTTTAAAGTAATTATTTGTAAAGTTTAACCAAACAATGTTTTTCTATATCAGTTGATTTATAATATTGATTTTcctattttattagaatttttgtTATAGCGTATTTTCTTAGATTTATAGGATATAGTTTCCTACACTATCAGGAGAAACTTAAATTCCACTAATGAAAATCTGAAAGTAAAACATTTAAACTTCagcttaaatataaaatgaaaacaaaataacaatacCACGAACTTTATTTCTACACATtaccaaaccacaacacataATCATCATCATGCAGTTCCATGATGGTAAAGCCTTAGAAAGTAACGGCGGTTACATACATATGTTCTATATATTACAGACTTTATTTgacttttcatttattttacttttaactttatttatgcATACGATGAGATAACATCATCAATAATCCACGTATCTAGACTCGTCCAGCTGACTCGGCTGCTCCGCCGTGGTACCGTCCAGCTCAAGGGAAGACTCCAAGCTTGATATCTGCTGCAAAAGATCGTAACCAGACTCAACCCCGTAACTCGGATTCTGAAACTCGTAAAACCACTCCCAAACCCAAAGCAACTCAACCGGCGAACTCGGGTGACCCAACTCGCTCTGAGAGTGTACACAGAGCTTCTTCGCCGGAGGCAGATCGTCTGATGTCAGCGGAGAAGGATGAAGGAGATCTGGGAAGTTGAGCTTGGCTTTGTCGCGGCGGATACGCTTAGCCGCCACGTCATAAGCCATGGCGGCTTCCTCCGCCGTGTTGAACGTCCCGAGCCAGACTCTGGTGCCTTTACTGGATATCGTATCTCTGATGCCCATTTCCCCTATGGACGCTTGTGTATCCCTCCGTAAACTTTCTTCCTCCTTCTTTTCTTCGTAGGTGGCTCCCTCTTCTATTTCTCCACCGCCTCCGCTTTCAACGCCATTTCTATAGTTTAAAGGTGCAAAATTACATACAGCCATtgtaactaaataattattttaaagaatcTATAATCATCGTTACTCATGCAAACAGCAAAATAATCTCTAATTTAAATTACTTGACGTTTTGAGATCGGAAATTACTTGTTTTCAAATATGAGTAGAAGGTCTGATATTTATAGTTGGAGATTCAAGCGGTTTTAGTGGAAACGAAGAAGCAAATAGCAATCTTAAAGAAAGTGGTTGATTACTCAAGGATAAAACTCAGAATTAATGCCGGATTAAAGTAGTTGTGAGGAAAGATAGTCTCTgggaaattttaaaatttcaggaATGAGACTTtgtaaaaattgaaaatgtGAATGTTGAAGCTACAATTATAGattttaaagtaattatttGTAAAGTTTAACCAAACAATGTTTTTCTATATCAGTTGATATATAGTATTGATTTTcctattttattagaatttttgcTATAGCGTATTTTCTTAGATTTATAGGATATAGTTTCCTACACTATCAGGAGAAGCTTAAATTCCATTAATGAAAATCTGAAAGTAAAACATTTAAACTTCagcttaaatataaaatgaaaacaaaataacaatacCACGAACCTTATTTCTACACATtaccaaaccacaacacataATCATCATCATGCAGTTCCATGATGGTAAAGCCTTAGAAAGTAACGGCAGTTACATACATATGTTCTATATATTACAGACTTTATTTgacttttcatttattttacttttaactttatttatgcATACGATGAGATAACATCATCAATAATCCACGTATCTAGACTGGTCCAGCTGACTCGGCTGCTCCGCCGTGGTACCGTCCAGCTCAAAGAAAGACTCCAAGCTTGATATCTGCTGCAAAAGATCGTAACCAGACTCAACCCCGTAACTCGGATTCTGAAACTCGTAACCACTCTCGAACCCAAAGCAACTCAACCGGCGAACTCGGGTGAGCCAACTCGCTCTGAGAGTGTAAACAGAGCTTCTTCGCCGGAGGCAGATCGTCTGATGTCAGCGGAGAAGGATGAAGGAAATCTGGGAAGCTGAGCTTGGCTTTGTCGCGGCGGATACGCTTAGCCGCCACGTCATAAGCCATGGCGGCTTCCTCCGCCGTGTTGAACGTCCCGAGCCAGACTTTGGTGCCTTTACTGGATATCGTATCTCTGACGCCCATTTCCCCTATGGACGCTTGCGTATCCCTCCGTAAACTTTCTTCCTCCTTCTTTTCTCCGTAGGTGGCTCCCTCTTCTATTTCTCCACCGCCTCCGCTTTCAACGCCATTTCTATAGTTTAAAGGTGCAAAATTACATtgtaactaaataattattttaaagaatttcTAATCATCGTTACTCATGCAAACAGCAAAATAATCTCTAATTTAAATTACTTGACGTTTTGAGATCGGAAATTACTTGTTTTCAAATATAGGTAGAAGGTCTGATATTTATAGTTGGAGATTCAGGCGGTTATAGTGAAAACGAAGAGGCAAATAGCAATCTTAAAGAAAGGGGTTGATTATTCAAGGGAAAAACTCAGAATTAATGCCGGATTAAAGTAGTtgtgaagaaagaaagaagttgTGTTCTCTGCTCGACACGTGTCGCGATTTGGGCATAGGAGGGGTGATGTGGCTGATTGTGGAGAGTTTCATGTcaactttattattatagatCCCTTACCTTCTATTTGCATCCGCACGTACATGAGACCACTTTTTCTGTCTAATTCAATATGTTCTTTAACAATATTTGTGTCTATAaaatcaaacacacacacacaaaaaaccTTAAAGTTGTTATAAAACTAAGTGGGGAAACGTGTTTCTTGTTATTAATTTTGACCAGaagtcttacatatatatatacatcagatcgtgtttatcctaagtggataagtataacagtcgataagcattatctcctgcggtcggtacggtcctgTTCGGTCaggttatgtcgatcacaatctagtacataacactcccccttgatcgacacatccggtactggctcgttgcatgcttaatgttgcctcattaaaacctctcctggaaaaccccaaaaccaatgtggcaaaatgggaaaccatggacaggaaaaagagtacaacacatgaactctccctgatgaatgcatcactgtagATCTTTGGACGATGCATTCCTATCTGGTCGATGAACTTCTTGTATCATTTTGTAATTTCGCCGGCCTTCTGGAACTTCATTTGGACATGATCAAGACGTACTCCTTTGATGCTGACCACTCGACAATGGCTTCATGTTCTGGTCGGATGGATGATGCTCAATTAGTACTCGGATAGTACTCGACCAGTACTTGAATGTACCTCTATGCTGCGATTAAATCTTTCTTGCAGGTCCTCTCATATCCCACGGTTCCTCTAGTCTCATGGCTTTGCCATACCGTGGacactttcattttattattgactcAGACATTATTCTGGTCATTATCTCTGGATGATgtctcatgacttctttcattttgttgtagacaatgctatgttttcgaaaacatacatgttaagtcatagaccttgtcatcacacaccaatatactcatatataGCTAAGGTATTGCAGCCTGATATAATGATATGGTCCGGATATGATACTGCAATTATATGGCATGGTCCACCTTATACTTTGGTGGAACTTGGTCGGACCATAAACCTCGACCAAACTTGGACATGATTGgttccttccttttttttttttacggatGTATAGACATCTAGTAGTCCCATATACTCTGTTTGGATGGTCCTTGACCATACGTTTTATGTACTACCATATGCTGGTCGATTTTCCCATTAGCCATATTACATATGCTGGTCGATATGGTCGATCTGGTCGGTTCATATTGATACATCGACCAACCACTGATAGAATTTCGTTGGCTAATGTGCAGCTATGGTTTATAATTTGCCTGAACCAATTCATTCCTCTTTGGACTGGTTTAGTATAACCATAtacacaaggaattataatatctCTTGTAAGGATTTATGGACTGATTGTACTGAGTATTTTTTTAGTCTTTCATATCATTTGTAGCTGCCTTGTTTCAGtacatgaatagcttaggaacaaaactattctatgagaatttcttttctcatctttatgatactcttatcatttctttatccagtgatcaatatgctacttactacatttctttcttacttatatccagaccttttcgaatttgtagtagcatccaccacataggagtatatctccttataatctgttccttagTCTTTGTGTGTATCCTTGTATAATCAAGCCATTCTTTGAATGCtgtaaataggaatatgaacaccttagtccatgtctcacgatttcttcttctttcccacacatgacctatttttcactggttttatcttatcagatggtgtttctatatatggccaatacacccatctcttttatagattctttgaatctttcttttaaaCCCCCACGGTTTCAACCTTTTaatctatgaatgcattcttgtattcacGTGgattctgatcctcgcttatatattttaaactcaagtgctatttccttatgcatctttatcttttatgtgtgtatgtgtcgacactctATTATATGtatggttccattgtgttctagacatgaactaatcgattagagatttcattgttactaagaaccttcattaCCTTgtagtttggcgtcccaaactacatggtctggttcCTTTGATGTTTAGCTGCGCAACCTTATCTCAATATCTGGTatggtttcccttatgacctcggatatgtcatttctatgcacctttcttttcatttccgaggttccttatcttatggaatatattggtctatctttagattctatagcaacttgattatgtctcttctaggacattaatttcgtggtgcttaagctggtatgacttagtcattctttttcttttctttttgggtctaatctgtctggcattcttttagctagctttgtatgatctttctttggacgtcttaaatcatattctctggtccgaggatcttgccaagataaggatggttaataccattccatttctttatacttgtaccagcttatttctttctccccctgatgttggatagtcggatttaatcatgcaatccgtaaacctggccttaatctgatcacccatatttggctcaaggtttcttataaaatcgtgggagaaagcattctcatatccaacatatattcccaatcttatctcatctttttatgaggttccatcctagacggcacatattattgtggtggtctatacataatctcttaggatggtctatgtctggatcatgaccctttatcattcttagatgggaatatctatgctcactttatatggcctgatgcatatttttattacatgtaaatccatgtgttcccaagcattagctagtgatctttgtatcacaaag is a genomic window containing:
- the LOC108806854 gene encoding 60S ribosomal protein L27a-2, which translates into the protein MATGLKKNRKKRGHVSAGHGRIGKHRKHPGGRGNAGGMHHHRILFDKYHPGYFGKVGMRYFHKLRNKFYCPIVNLDKLWSLVPEDVKAKASKDKVPMIDVTQHGFFKVLGKGHLPENRPFVVKAKLISKTAEKKIKEAGGAVVLTA